The following are from one region of the Arachis duranensis cultivar V14167 chromosome 10, aradu.V14167.gnm2.J7QH, whole genome shotgun sequence genome:
- the LOC107469095 gene encoding protein-tyrosine-phosphatase MKP1 isoform X2 encodes MLGEEGKINKPSGSGTLARRTYSRSVSWTDRSPSSRHKAPPQPPNTKPRPFLPPLQPLSIRKPSVEEWPSAGSDDLGVWPVPQTPRGSIRQLDSSQPTKDFQFKRDKLAFYDKECSRIAEHIYLGSDTVAKNHELLRQNGITHVLNCVGFVCAEYFKSDFVYKTLWLQDSPSEDITSILYDVFDYFEDVREQGGRVLVHCCQGVSRSSSLVIAYLMWREGQSFEDAFQYVKNARGVTNPNMGFACQLLQCQKRVHALPASPNSIQRMYRMAPHSPYDPLHLVPKTVNQPGAKALDSRGSFVVHVPSTIYVWIGKNCSPVMSSNARGAALQVVRYERAKGPILTIHEGEETPQFWIALSSGDSEKEGVEIGKAADIGARKVGAYDLDFEIFYKAVADCAGSETCVPAKEHGWGILRQKLATGVMKELLSSPKCVNMEDGEEEKRNSEIEPLSPSTNHSFECYLNNNNNSDAIVVEDTPKAADSGVASNPFPWNKSPTLSPSSSDYASSFTFSPSSGNWSDLSFVSSRQPSPSGMESTEDAPFAESSSLLHKEVSSMPETLLANDGLGGASSWFQMEGSSLSIAERRGSNPPPRVLLSSINESSQLHKNLEDCMY; translated from the exons ATGTtaggagaagaaggaaaaataaacaAGCCCTCTGGTAGCGGCACTCTTGCTCGGAGAACCTATTCCCGTTCGGTTTCATGGACAGATAGGTCTCCGAGCAGCCGCCACAAGGCACCACCACAACCACCAAACACAAAGCCAAGGCCATTTTTGCCACCTCTTCAGCCTCTTTCCATAAGAAAGCCCAGTGTCGAGGAATGGCCAAGCGCAGGATCCGACGATCTTGGCGTTTGGCCAGTTCCCCAGACACCAAGAGGGTCTATAAGACAGTTGGACTCCAGTCAACCCACCAAAGATTTTCAGTTCAAGAGAGACAAACTGGCCTTCTATGACAAAGAATGTTCTAGAATCGCGGAGCATATATACTTAGGAAGCGACACGGTTGCCAAGAACCATGAGCTCCTTAGGCAGAATGGAATCACTCATGTGCTGAACTGCGTTGGTTTCGTTTGCGCGGAGTATTTCAAAAGCGACTTTGTTTACAAAACACTCTGGTTACAGGACAGTCCTTCGGAGGATATAACAAGTATCCTCTATGATGTGTTCGACTATTTTGAAGATGTTCGAGAGCAGGGCGGCCGCGTCCTCGTCCATTGCTGTCAAGGCGTTTCGCGGTCGTCCTCTCTCGTCATTGCCTACCTCATGTGGAGGGAGGGACAAAGCTTTGAAGATGCTTTCCAGTATGTCAAGAATGCAAGGGGAGTGACAAATCCAAACATGGGTTTTGCATGTCAGCTTCTTCAGTGTCAAAAAAGGGTCCACGCTCTGCCTGCTAGCCCCAATTCTATTCAAAGGATGTACCGAATGGCGCCTCATTCGCCATACGATCCTCTTCATTTGGTACCAAAGACGGTTAATCAGCCGGGCGCGAAAGCGCTCGATTCTCGTGGCTCTTTCGTTGTCCATGTTCCCTCTACAATCTATGTTTGGATTGGCAAAAACTGCAGCCCGGTGATGTCCTCCAACGCACGAGGCGCGGCGCTTCAGGTAGTCCGGTATGAGAGGGCTAAGGGACCTATTTTGACGATCCATGAAGGTGAGGAAACACCTCAGTTTTGGATTGCTCTGTCTTCGGGTGATTCCGAGAAAGAAGGGGTGGAAATTGGCAAAGCGGCCGATATTGGTGCAAGAAAAGTTGGGGCGTATGATTTGGATTTTGAGATCTTTTACAAGGCAGTTGCCGACTGTGCAGGGTCGGAGACTTGTGTGCCGGCGAAGGAGCACGGATGGGGAATACTAAGGCAGAAGCTTGCTACAGGAGTCATGAAAGAGTTGCTTAGTTCTCCCAAATGTGTGAATATGGAAGACGGTGAAGAAGAGAAGCGAAACTCTGAGATTGAGCCTTTGTCACCGTCAACTAATCATTCCTTTGAATgttatttgaataataataacaattcaGACGCAATAGTAGTGGAGGATACTCCTAAAGCCGCGGACTCTGGTGTTGCTTCGAATCCTTTTCCGTGGAACAAATCGCCAACGCTTTCGCCCTCAAGCTCCGATTATGCAAgctctttcacattttcacctTCCTCAGGGAATTGGTCTGATTTATCATTTGTGTCATCTAGGCAGCCATCACCTTCTGGCATGGAATCAACCGAAGACGCGCCTTTCGCCGAGAGCTCCTCGTTACTTCACAAAGAAGTCTCCTCAATGCCGGAAACATTATTAGCTAACGATGGTTTGGGAGGGGCGAGCTCCTGGTTCCAGATGGAAGGATCCTCCCTCTCAATAGCAGAGCGTCGGGGGAGTAATCCGCCGCCTCGGGTGCTGCTATCGTCCATTAATGAATCATCTCAGCTCCACAAGAACCTG GAGGATTGCATGTATTAA
- the LOC107469095 gene encoding protein-tyrosine-phosphatase MKP1 isoform X1 translates to MLGEEGKINKPSGSGTLARRTYSRSVSWTDRSPSSRHKAPPQPPNTKPRPFLPPLQPLSIRKPSVEEWPSAGSDDLGVWPVPQTPRGSIRQLDSSQPTKDFQFKRDKLAFYDKECSRIAEHIYLGSDTVAKNHELLRQNGITHVLNCVGFVCAEYFKSDFVYKTLWLQDSPSEDITSILYDVFDYFEDVREQGGRVLVHCCQGVSRSSSLVIAYLMWREGQSFEDAFQYVKNARGVTNPNMGFACQLLQCQKRVHALPASPNSIQRMYRMAPHSPYDPLHLVPKTVNQPGAKALDSRGSFVVHVPSTIYVWIGKNCSPVMSSNARGAALQVVRYERAKGPILTIHEGEETPQFWIALSSGDSEKEGVEIGKAADIGARKVGAYDLDFEIFYKAVADCAGSETCVPAKEHGWGILRQKLATGVMKELLSSPKCVNMEDGEEEKRNSEIEPLSPSTNHSFECYLNNNNNSDAIVVEDTPKAADSGVASNPFPWNKSPTLSPSSSDYASSFTFSPSSGNWSDLSFVSSRQPSPSGMESTEDAPFAESSSLLHKEVSSMPETLLANDGLGGASSWFQMEGSSLSIAERRGSNPPPRVLLSSINESSQLHKNLVRSQSFCLPDLDNKLIM, encoded by the coding sequence ATGTtaggagaagaaggaaaaataaacaAGCCCTCTGGTAGCGGCACTCTTGCTCGGAGAACCTATTCCCGTTCGGTTTCATGGACAGATAGGTCTCCGAGCAGCCGCCACAAGGCACCACCACAACCACCAAACACAAAGCCAAGGCCATTTTTGCCACCTCTTCAGCCTCTTTCCATAAGAAAGCCCAGTGTCGAGGAATGGCCAAGCGCAGGATCCGACGATCTTGGCGTTTGGCCAGTTCCCCAGACACCAAGAGGGTCTATAAGACAGTTGGACTCCAGTCAACCCACCAAAGATTTTCAGTTCAAGAGAGACAAACTGGCCTTCTATGACAAAGAATGTTCTAGAATCGCGGAGCATATATACTTAGGAAGCGACACGGTTGCCAAGAACCATGAGCTCCTTAGGCAGAATGGAATCACTCATGTGCTGAACTGCGTTGGTTTCGTTTGCGCGGAGTATTTCAAAAGCGACTTTGTTTACAAAACACTCTGGTTACAGGACAGTCCTTCGGAGGATATAACAAGTATCCTCTATGATGTGTTCGACTATTTTGAAGATGTTCGAGAGCAGGGCGGCCGCGTCCTCGTCCATTGCTGTCAAGGCGTTTCGCGGTCGTCCTCTCTCGTCATTGCCTACCTCATGTGGAGGGAGGGACAAAGCTTTGAAGATGCTTTCCAGTATGTCAAGAATGCAAGGGGAGTGACAAATCCAAACATGGGTTTTGCATGTCAGCTTCTTCAGTGTCAAAAAAGGGTCCACGCTCTGCCTGCTAGCCCCAATTCTATTCAAAGGATGTACCGAATGGCGCCTCATTCGCCATACGATCCTCTTCATTTGGTACCAAAGACGGTTAATCAGCCGGGCGCGAAAGCGCTCGATTCTCGTGGCTCTTTCGTTGTCCATGTTCCCTCTACAATCTATGTTTGGATTGGCAAAAACTGCAGCCCGGTGATGTCCTCCAACGCACGAGGCGCGGCGCTTCAGGTAGTCCGGTATGAGAGGGCTAAGGGACCTATTTTGACGATCCATGAAGGTGAGGAAACACCTCAGTTTTGGATTGCTCTGTCTTCGGGTGATTCCGAGAAAGAAGGGGTGGAAATTGGCAAAGCGGCCGATATTGGTGCAAGAAAAGTTGGGGCGTATGATTTGGATTTTGAGATCTTTTACAAGGCAGTTGCCGACTGTGCAGGGTCGGAGACTTGTGTGCCGGCGAAGGAGCACGGATGGGGAATACTAAGGCAGAAGCTTGCTACAGGAGTCATGAAAGAGTTGCTTAGTTCTCCCAAATGTGTGAATATGGAAGACGGTGAAGAAGAGAAGCGAAACTCTGAGATTGAGCCTTTGTCACCGTCAACTAATCATTCCTTTGAATgttatttgaataataataacaattcaGACGCAATAGTAGTGGAGGATACTCCTAAAGCCGCGGACTCTGGTGTTGCTTCGAATCCTTTTCCGTGGAACAAATCGCCAACGCTTTCGCCCTCAAGCTCCGATTATGCAAgctctttcacattttcacctTCCTCAGGGAATTGGTCTGATTTATCATTTGTGTCATCTAGGCAGCCATCACCTTCTGGCATGGAATCAACCGAAGACGCGCCTTTCGCCGAGAGCTCCTCGTTACTTCACAAAGAAGTCTCCTCAATGCCGGAAACATTATTAGCTAACGATGGTTTGGGAGGGGCGAGCTCCTGGTTCCAGATGGAAGGATCCTCCCTCTCAATAGCAGAGCGTCGGGGGAGTAATCCGCCGCCTCGGGTGCTGCTATCGTCCATTAATGAATCATCTCAGCTCCACAAGAACCTGGTAAGATCACAGTCCTTTTGTTTGCCTGACTTAGATAATAAATTGATAATGTGA
- the LOC107469094 gene encoding coilin isoform X1: protein MTAEMVRVRVVFEEGHMLSKSKKKEGLKRCWLLLKPQYKTISDLSSHLQNVFKLHRTCPNGITLYMDGFVLPPFESTSILKDKDIICVKRKGSMLIDKPDTPISAPNDHQSIELAKLLAIEGPQDKEAGRHETDSEEDGSGQFGDTIYAEPEIDGNVISKKRKASKKLKSPSQKKMKLSSPNKLTVTEVHEEEKENGTPTHNKLSLSKKENDKSSNLSSQKKKSKNLKSQKQSNDKSEPMHEEKRLPQPQGDGGSGTKKTPSRSARRKKAKRKWLREQLKSEKEKLHQSPAVEKDVQKLPAKNNNCSVSNAPQSDEESEAEDDIVPVEIRPGHIRFQSLKKDQEAPQNQIPVMFQETSQWNGITSKKKGQKWGKESTWPHKQDAYAHSSQDYHTVQNVEKKHASKAIDFDKLTPYTSLPKEGDVIAYRLIELSSSWTPELSSFRVGRITKYNAKSNRVSLEPVSEYPFEFKKKIDDDASSVQFDPSPYGEDGSLEIDYLSLAEVRMVSHGNNSNSSAIAGSNNDWDHLTKPSNGSINKKCSGDQTAVGSSEPVNRGHTSAKENGAVNVWDEINEALTAKKVKLSQANCWRKEESSSSQSWSQRALRCSALGPTMALLRSQNGLN from the exons ATGACGGCAGAGATGGTTAGGGTTCGCGTAGTGTTTGAGGAGGGCCACATGCTGAGCAAgtcgaagaagaaagaaggactGAAGCGCTGCTGGCTCCTCCTTAAACCCCAATACAAGACCATCTCCGATCTCTCCTCTCATCTCCAAAACGTGTTCAAGCTCCATCGCACTTGCCCTAACGGCATCACTCTCTAT ATGGATGGTTTTGTTTTACCACCTTTTGAGTCGACTAGTATTTTGAAGGATAAGGACATTATCTG TGTGAAAAGAAAAGGGAGCATGTTAATTGATAAGCCTGATACACCGATATCTGCACCTAATGATCATCAATCCATAGAGCTTGCAAAGCTTCTTGCAATTGAGGGGCCTCAAGATAAGGAGGCTGGAAGACATGAAACTGATTCGGAGGAGGATGGCAGCGGCCAATTTGGTGATACAATTTATGCAGAACCTGAAATAGATGGCAATGTAATCTcaaagaagagaaaagcatCAAAGAAGCTCAAGAGCCCGAG TCAGAAAAAGATGAAGTTGTCTTCGCCAAATAAGTTGACAGTCACTGAGGTTCATGAGGAGGAAAAGGAAAATGGAACCCCCACTCATAACAAATTGAGTCTTTCCAAGAAGGAGAATGACAAGTCATCTAATTTATCTAGCCAGAAAAAGAAGTCTAAAAACCTTAAATCCCAAAAACAGAGTAATGACAAAAGTGAGCCTATGCATGAGGAGAAAAg GTTACCTCAACCTCAAGGTGATGGTGGAAGTGGCACTAAGAAG ACGCCTAGCAGAAGTGCTCGACGaaagaaagctaagagaaaATGGCTGAGGGAACAACTAAAATCAGAGAAGGAGAAG CTGCATCAGAGTCCAGCAGTTGAGAAAGATGTTCAGAAATTGCCTGCCAAAAATAATAACTGCAGTGTCTCTAATGCACCACAATCTGATGAAGAAAGTGAAGCAGAGGATGACATTGTTCCTGTTGAAATCAGACCAGGGCACATTCGCTTTCAGTCACTTAAGAAAG ATCAGGAAGCACCACAGAATCAGATCCCAGTG ATGTTTCAGGAAACAAGTCAGTGGAATGGAATTACCAGCAAGAAGAAGGGTCAGAAATGGGGTAAAGAGAGCACCTGGCCTCATAAACAGGATGCATATGCACATTCCAGCCAAGATTATCATACTGTTCAGAATGTTGAAAAGAAACATGCGTCCAAGGCTATCGATTTTGACAAGCTTACACCATATACAAGCTTGCCCAAG GAAGGTGATGTCATTGCATATCGATTAATTGAATTGTCATCATCTTGGACACCTGAGCTTTCTTCCTTCAGA GTTGGGCGCATAACAAAGTACAATGCTAAATCAAATAGAGTTTCTCTGGAACCAGTTTCAGAATATCCGTTTGAGTTTAAGAAGAAAATAGATGACGATGCATCTTCTGTACAGTTTGATCCATCTCCTTATGGAGAAGATGGTTCTCTAGAG ATAGATTATTTATCACTTGCTGAAGTTCGTATGGTTAGTCATGGCAACAACTCGAATTCATCAGCCATAGCTGGTTCTAATAATGATTGGGATCATCTTACAAAACCATCTAATGGTAGCATTAACAAAAAATGTTCGGGTGATCAAACTGCTGTGGGAAGCTCTGAACCGGTGAACAGAGGTCATACCTCTGCTAAAG AAAATGGAGCAGTAAATGTGTGGGATGAAATTAACGAGGCATTAACAGCAAAGAAGGTGAAACTGTCACAGGCAAATTGCTGGCGCAAAGAAGAAAGTTCAAGCTCACAGTCATGGTCCCAAAGAGCCTTGAGATGCAGTGCACTAGGTCCAACAATGGCGCTGCTAAGATCCCAGAATGGACTTAATTAA
- the LOC107469094 gene encoding coilin isoform X2, protein MTAEMVRVRVVFEEGHMLSKSKKKEGLKRCWLLLKPQYKTISDLSSHLQNVFKLHRTCPNGITLYMDGFVLPPFESTSILKDKDIICVKRKGSMLIDKPDTPISAPNDHQSIELAKLLAIEGPQDKEAGRHETDSEEDGSGQFGDTIYAEPEIDGNVISKKRKASKKLKSPSQKKMKLSSPNKLTVTEVHEEEKENGTPTHNKLSLSKKENDKSSNLSSQKKKSKNLKSQKQSNDKSEPMHEEKRLPQPQGDGGSGTKKTPSRSARRKKAKRKWLREQLKSEKEKLHQSPAVEKDVQKLPAKNNNCSVSNAPQSDEESEAEDDIVPVEIRPGHIRFQSLKKDQEAPQNQIPVETSQWNGITSKKKGQKWGKESTWPHKQDAYAHSSQDYHTVQNVEKKHASKAIDFDKLTPYTSLPKEGDVIAYRLIELSSSWTPELSSFRVGRITKYNAKSNRVSLEPVSEYPFEFKKKIDDDASSVQFDPSPYGEDGSLEIDYLSLAEVRMVSHGNNSNSSAIAGSNNDWDHLTKPSNGSINKKCSGDQTAVGSSEPVNRGHTSAKENGAVNVWDEINEALTAKKVKLSQANCWRKEESSSSQSWSQRALRCSALGPTMALLRSQNGLN, encoded by the exons ATGACGGCAGAGATGGTTAGGGTTCGCGTAGTGTTTGAGGAGGGCCACATGCTGAGCAAgtcgaagaagaaagaaggactGAAGCGCTGCTGGCTCCTCCTTAAACCCCAATACAAGACCATCTCCGATCTCTCCTCTCATCTCCAAAACGTGTTCAAGCTCCATCGCACTTGCCCTAACGGCATCACTCTCTAT ATGGATGGTTTTGTTTTACCACCTTTTGAGTCGACTAGTATTTTGAAGGATAAGGACATTATCTG TGTGAAAAGAAAAGGGAGCATGTTAATTGATAAGCCTGATACACCGATATCTGCACCTAATGATCATCAATCCATAGAGCTTGCAAAGCTTCTTGCAATTGAGGGGCCTCAAGATAAGGAGGCTGGAAGACATGAAACTGATTCGGAGGAGGATGGCAGCGGCCAATTTGGTGATACAATTTATGCAGAACCTGAAATAGATGGCAATGTAATCTcaaagaagagaaaagcatCAAAGAAGCTCAAGAGCCCGAG TCAGAAAAAGATGAAGTTGTCTTCGCCAAATAAGTTGACAGTCACTGAGGTTCATGAGGAGGAAAAGGAAAATGGAACCCCCACTCATAACAAATTGAGTCTTTCCAAGAAGGAGAATGACAAGTCATCTAATTTATCTAGCCAGAAAAAGAAGTCTAAAAACCTTAAATCCCAAAAACAGAGTAATGACAAAAGTGAGCCTATGCATGAGGAGAAAAg GTTACCTCAACCTCAAGGTGATGGTGGAAGTGGCACTAAGAAG ACGCCTAGCAGAAGTGCTCGACGaaagaaagctaagagaaaATGGCTGAGGGAACAACTAAAATCAGAGAAGGAGAAG CTGCATCAGAGTCCAGCAGTTGAGAAAGATGTTCAGAAATTGCCTGCCAAAAATAATAACTGCAGTGTCTCTAATGCACCACAATCTGATGAAGAAAGTGAAGCAGAGGATGACATTGTTCCTGTTGAAATCAGACCAGGGCACATTCGCTTTCAGTCACTTAAGAAAG ATCAGGAAGCACCACAGAATCAGATCCCAGTG GAAACAAGTCAGTGGAATGGAATTACCAGCAAGAAGAAGGGTCAGAAATGGGGTAAAGAGAGCACCTGGCCTCATAAACAGGATGCATATGCACATTCCAGCCAAGATTATCATACTGTTCAGAATGTTGAAAAGAAACATGCGTCCAAGGCTATCGATTTTGACAAGCTTACACCATATACAAGCTTGCCCAAG GAAGGTGATGTCATTGCATATCGATTAATTGAATTGTCATCATCTTGGACACCTGAGCTTTCTTCCTTCAGA GTTGGGCGCATAACAAAGTACAATGCTAAATCAAATAGAGTTTCTCTGGAACCAGTTTCAGAATATCCGTTTGAGTTTAAGAAGAAAATAGATGACGATGCATCTTCTGTACAGTTTGATCCATCTCCTTATGGAGAAGATGGTTCTCTAGAG ATAGATTATTTATCACTTGCTGAAGTTCGTATGGTTAGTCATGGCAACAACTCGAATTCATCAGCCATAGCTGGTTCTAATAATGATTGGGATCATCTTACAAAACCATCTAATGGTAGCATTAACAAAAAATGTTCGGGTGATCAAACTGCTGTGGGAAGCTCTGAACCGGTGAACAGAGGTCATACCTCTGCTAAAG AAAATGGAGCAGTAAATGTGTGGGATGAAATTAACGAGGCATTAACAGCAAAGAAGGTGAAACTGTCACAGGCAAATTGCTGGCGCAAAGAAGAAAGTTCAAGCTCACAGTCATGGTCCCAAAGAGCCTTGAGATGCAGTGCACTAGGTCCAACAATGGCGCTGCTAAGATCCCAGAATGGACTTAATTAA